The Actinomycetota bacterium genome includes the window GATCACGGTCGGTCGGGACACCCCCACCTGGGCGGCGATGCGGGCGTTGGGGATCCCCTCGGCGGCGGCCAGGATGATCCGGGCCCGGGTGGCCACGCTCTGGGGGGTGCTCCCGCCCCTCACCCAACGCTCCAGGAGCGCCCGGTCCCCCTCGGAGATCGCCACCGCAGCGGCAGGATGCCACACGACGGGAGGCTACCTCCCGCGTCTCCCTCTGTCAAGCTATTTGCGAGGCATTACACTAGCCGCCCCTTTGAGATCCAATTGAGCTCGTCGGCCGAGGCTGGATAAATGGCGGCAGGCCCAATCTGGAGAGGTGTGTCAGGAAGGAGCGGTCCGACTATCCGGCCTCCCACCTGCCAAACTCCAGGTTCCCTTTCCTCTTCCTCCTGTTCTTCCTCTTCCTGTTCTTCCTGTTCTTCCTGTTCATCAGTCATGGTCACGTTCAAGTCTAGCGGGAGGCCACTAGCCTCGTCCGCCGGTACCATTGAGCCTCGACGCCAGCGGCCGCAGCCAGCGGCCGGGAGAGAGGAGGATCCATCGTGGCCGACCTCATGGAGGCCATCACGTCCCTGGCCAAGCGCCGGGGGTTCGCGTTCCCGTCCAGCGAGATCTACGGCGGGCTGCGCTCGTTCTGGGACTACGGCCCGCTCGGGGTGGAGCTGAAGCGCAACGTCCGCAACGCCTGGTGGCGCTCGCTGGTCCAGCTCCGGGACGACGTGGTCGGCCTGGAGAGCTCGATCATCATGTCGCCGCAGGTGTGGGAGGCCAGTGGCCACCTGGCGTCGTTCACCGACCCCCTGGTGGAGTGCCTGAGCTGCCACCAGCGGTTCCGGGAGGACCACCTGCCCGCCAGCCGGGCCTGCCCGAACTGCGGCCAGAAGCAATGGACCGAGGCGCGCAACTTCAACCTCATGTTCAAGACCCACATGGGCCCGGTGGAGGAGGAGGGCGCGGCCGTGTACCTGCGCCCGGAGACGGCACAGGGAATGTTCGTCGACTTCGTGACGGTGCAGACCGCGACGCGGAAGAAGCTCCCTTTCGGGATCGCCCAGATCGGGAAGTCGTTCCGCAACGAGATCACCCCCGGGAACTTCATCTACCGCACGCGCGAGTTCGAGCAGATGGAGATGGAGTTCTTCGTGGTCCCCGGGACCGACGAGGAGTGGCACGACTTCTGGATCCAGGAGCGCCTGCGCTGGTACACGGACCTCGGGATGCGCCAGGAGAACCTGCGGATTCGCGAGCACGCCCCCGACGAGCTCTCCCACTACTCCAAGCGAACCGTCGACGTGGAGTATGCCTTTCCCTTCGGGGACGGATGGGGCGAGCTGGAGGGCATCGCCAACCGGACCGACTTCGACCTCAAGGCCCACGCCGAGAGATCGGGCAAGGACCTGACTTATTACGACCAGGAGAACGACCGGCGCTTCTACCCGTACGTGATCGAGCCGGCGGCCGGCGTGGACCGGGCGACGCTGGCGTTCCTGATCGACGCCTACACGGTGGACGAGGCGCCCTCGGCCAAGGGGGAGATGGAGAAGCGGACCGTGCTGCGAATTCACCGGGACCTCGCCCCGATCAAGGTGGCCGTGCTGCCGCTGTCGCGCAACGACCGGCTGGTCCCGGAGGCCCGGCGGGTGTTCGATCTGGTGAAGCAGCACTGGATGGCCGACTACGACGACGCGGGCGCCATCGGCCGGCGGTACCGGCGGCAGGACGAGGTCGGCACCCCGTACTGCGTGACCGTGGACTTCGACTCGCTCGAGGATGGCCAGGTCACGGTGCGGGAGCGGGACTCCATGCAGCAGGACCGCATCTCCATCGACAAGCTCGTGCCGTACGTGTGGGAGCGCATGTCGTGACCGCGCGACCCCGGGGGCGGGCCTGGGTCCACGCGGTGGCCTTCGTGCTGTTGCTGGCCTCGGCCTACGCGCAGTTCCGGGGGAACCTGCACTCCTCGCTCCGGATGGTGTGGACGTCCATCGGGCTGTCCGGGCTGGCCGTGGCGGTGGCGGTGGCGAACCTGCTGGTGCCCGGACCGCGGAGGTCCGGCGGCTCCGGCTCCCGGACAGCCGCCTCGGAATGAAGCGCGGGGCGGTCGCGCTCCTGCTGCTGGCGGCGGCGTGCACCGGCTCCGGCACCCTCGGTCCGTTCGGGTCGCCGGCCGCGTCGCCGGCCGCGTCGCGGCAACCTCCGGTCACGCACCGCCCGACAGCGACAGCCCCGCCCGGCCCGACCGCCACGCCCGTCCCCGTCCCGACCGGGCCAGGATCGGCGGCGGACGCCCTCCGGCGCCTGTGCGTGCGCCCACCGGCCCCCAAGGAGAGCCCGGCCACTCCCGGCCCGGCTCCCTCGGCCATCCAGCAGGTCGAGCAGGAGGTGCAGCAGGTCCGGGGCTTTCAGTACCTGCGCCCAGTGGCCGTGGATGCCGTGACGCATGACCAGTTGGTGCAGGGCCTGGAGGCGCCGTTCGGCCACGACTTCCCGGCCGGACTGCTGTCGCGGCGCACCCGGGTGTGGCAGCTGATCGGGGTGATCCCGGCGGACGTGGGCCTGCGGGACGCCTACCGGAGCTTCCTGTCCGGGCAGGTGATCGGGTACTACGACCCCGGCAGCGGCCAGCTGGTG containing:
- a CDS encoding glycine--tRNA ligase; this encodes MEAITSLAKRRGFAFPSSEIYGGLRSFWDYGPLGVELKRNVRNAWWRSLVQLRDDVVGLESSIIMSPQVWEASGHLASFTDPLVECLSCHQRFREDHLPASRACPNCGQKQWTEARNFNLMFKTHMGPVEEEGAAVYLRPETAQGMFVDFVTVQTATRKKLPFGIAQIGKSFRNEITPGNFIYRTREFEQMEMEFFVVPGTDEEWHDFWIQERLRWYTDLGMRQENLRIREHAPDELSHYSKRTVDVEYAFPFGDGWGELEGIANRTDFDLKAHAERSGKDLTYYDQENDRRFYPYVIEPAAGVDRATLAFLIDAYTVDEAPSAKGEMEKRTVLRIHRDLAPIKVAVLPLSRNDRLVPEARRVFDLVKQHWMADYDDAGAIGRRYRRQDEVGTPYCVTVDFDSLEDGQVTVRERDSMQQDRISIDKLVPYVWERMS